CATTTCATAAACTCATCAAAATAGCGGTACTGTAAAATCCATTTCTCCATACCTTGGACTATAAATCATTTCCTTTTTTATTAATCTGTCTCTAACCGGACCAAGACCAGAAATATTTTTTTCTAATATTTCAGCTACCTCTGCTGCGCGCTGAATGCTCGCTCTTAACCCTTTAGACTTGGATAAAAGAGGGCGCGCTTATTAAATAAAAGTGAATAAAAAATAACTAAAGATTTTTAGTCGACGTCTAAATTGACTCTAATTGAACCAGTCATTTATCATTTGGCCATCTGAATTTTTAGAGATTTCCAAATGTTACCAAAGTTATTTTTTCAAAGTCTTCCTAAAAAATATACCTTCTCTCTTAAAGGAGAACAGTCCACAGGGATAATGCAGTTAATAAAAAATCCTGAACATATTAATCAAGAAGAGTCCAAGGCAGTACTTATTAATAGTTTTATTAGTGAGTATAAAAAATATCTATCTCCTTCTGACATTGATTGCAGTTTGCATACCTGGGAGGATGTTCATGCATATTATGATAAATACTTTCATGATGAATTCCGTGATTTTTTTGAAGGAAAGCTTGATTATTGGGCTCAAGTAAGCGTAGATGGAAAAATTGCTGGGTGGGCAACATTTGAGCGTGAACATAAGAATCCTAAAGAAGTGTACATGAATCTTTTGGTGGTTGATCCGAAATATCAGCAAAAAGGCATCGGTGGACAGTTAGTCAATGCGTTAATTAATCTCAAAGAGATACCAGATCTCAATGCAGTACATTTGCTTCTTCGTAAAAAAAATCAAGGGGGAAGAATATTTTATTCCAAACTTGGTTTTAATGCCGATCCAGAATACCAACGAGCCGATAATTTTGTAGATCTGAATTTACTGGAAGGTTGGACATGGAAGAATCCCGCGCTCCAACACCATGAAGAATCTACTCTTACTTCTAGCGTGATGATATGATTTGGGAAACTTCATACGTTAAAAATGGCTGAAGCTGGCCTAGGTATTTTTGTTTAGAGTAGCTTTTCGTTCCAATGATTGCCCCCCTACATTAAAATTATTAGGGAAAAAGTTCCATTTGGTGAATGCCAAACTGTTCTTTGATTTTTTATAATCGGTATCAATAGCGAAACGACCACACATAATTTTCCCTCTTTATACATCGAGAATGAACCCAGGAAAGATGAATTCAAATAATAAACGCAACTCTTATTATAAATCAGTAGGTTAGCTATTATGCAACCGAGCTAGCAATTAGTTGATAAAGTTTATTACAGAAAACTAAAGCAAAATTGGAGTCAAGAGTAGATTCGCTGTTATGCTAAACATCAGCTATTTATTAGAACTTCAGACATGAAAAATATGC
The nucleotide sequence above comes from Legionella hackeliae. Encoded proteins:
- a CDS encoding GNAT family N-acetyltransferase, whose protein sequence is MLPKLFFQSLPKKYTFSLKGEQSTGIMQLIKNPEHINQEESKAVLINSFISEYKKYLSPSDIDCSLHTWEDVHAYYDKYFHDEFRDFFEGKLDYWAQVSVDGKIAGWATFEREHKNPKEVYMNLLVVDPKYQQKGIGGQLVNALINLKEIPDLNAVHLLLRKKNQGGRIFYSKLGFNADPEYQRADNFVDLNLLEGWTWKNPALQHHEESTLTSSVMI